The Epilithonimonas zeae genome contains a region encoding:
- a CDS encoding anion permease, whose amino-acid sequence MKEINIKAVAITFAIALIIWFIPAPEGVAENAWHLFAIFAATILGIILKAAPMGTMCMMAIGFTALTQVVAPGDAGKSITKALSGFGDKVIWLIGISFFIARGFIKTGLGNRIAFLFIRIFGRSSLGLAYGLGLADVCLAPAIPSNTARGGGIIYPIMKSMAISFDSVPDKPETHRKLGSYLTLNSYYMNLISSSMFLTGTASNPMCQKFAANLGINITWMSWAAAGFVPGLVAFFVVPLVLYKLYPPELKKTGDAPKMAAEKLKEMGPISKNEWLMLLAFFILLTLWIFGGALSIDATTTAFIGLTLLLLTSVLTWEDVKSEKGAWDTIVWFAVLVMMASSLNELGFIGWFSDLIKVKIGGMTWTVAFPVIILVYFFSHYIFASATAHVAAMYAALLGVGVAVGIPPMLLAMMLGFLGSIYGVLTHYGHGPAPVFFGSGYVDLKAWWLRGLEIGIVLLIIYMGIGGLWMKILGYY is encoded by the coding sequence ATGAAAGAAATAAACATCAAAGCTGTCGCAATCACATTTGCCATTGCTCTTATCATATGGTTTATTCCCGCTCCGGAAGGCGTGGCTGAAAATGCGTGGCATTTATTTGCCATTTTTGCGGCGACTATTTTAGGAATCATCTTAAAAGCCGCTCCGATGGGAACAATGTGTATGATGGCGATTGGATTCACCGCACTCACGCAGGTTGTAGCTCCCGGAGATGCAGGAAAATCAATCACAAAAGCACTTTCCGGATTTGGAGATAAAGTGATTTGGTTAATCGGGATTTCATTTTTTATTGCAAGAGGATTCATTAAAACAGGTTTAGGAAACCGAATTGCCTTTTTATTCATCAGAATTTTTGGAAGAAGTTCATTAGGCTTGGCTTATGGTTTAGGTTTAGCTGATGTTTGCTTAGCTCCCGCAATTCCGAGTAATACAGCAAGAGGTGGCGGAATTATTTATCCGATTATGAAATCTATGGCGATAAGTTTCGACTCAGTTCCCGATAAACCTGAGACGCATAGAAAATTGGGTTCGTATTTAACATTGAACAGCTATTATATGAATCTGATTTCGTCTTCTATGTTTCTGACAGGAACGGCGAGCAATCCGATGTGTCAGAAATTTGCAGCGAATTTGGGAATCAATATTACTTGGATGTCTTGGGCAGCCGCAGGTTTTGTTCCGGGATTGGTGGCGTTTTTTGTTGTACCATTAGTTTTATACAAATTATATCCGCCTGAATTGAAGAAAACCGGTGATGCTCCGAAAATGGCGGCTGAAAAATTAAAAGAAATGGGACCGATTTCCAAAAACGAATGGTTAATGTTATTGGCATTTTTCATTTTATTAACACTTTGGATTTTCGGCGGAGCTTTGTCAATTGATGCTACAACAACGGCTTTCATTGGCTTAACATTACTTCTTTTAACCTCCGTTTTAACTTGGGAAGATGTAAAATCTGAGAAAGGAGCCTGGGACACAATTGTCTGGTTTGCGGTATTGGTGATGATGGCGAGCTCATTGAACGAATTGGGATTTATCGGTTGGTTCAGTGATTTAATTAAAGTGAAAATCGGTGGAATGACTTGGACCGTTGCTTTTCCTGTCATTATTCTTGTATACTTTTTCAGTCATTATATTTTTGCGAGTGCGACAGCTCACGTTGCGGCAATGTATGCTGCATTGTTAGGAGTTGGTGTTGCAGTCGGAATACCTCCAATGTTGTTGGCGATGATGCTTGGATTTTTAGGTTCGATTTACGGTGTGTTAACGCATTATGGTCACGGTCCGGCTCCTGTATTTTTTGGAAGCGGATATGTTGATTTGAAAGCTTGGTGGCTTCGAGGTTTAGAAATCGGAATCGTTTTATTAATTATCTATATGGGAATTGGTGGACTCTGGATGAAAATCTTAGGCTATTATTAA
- a CDS encoding succinate dehydrogenase cytochrome b subunit encodes MLSTLSRKMLMCLTGLFLSFFLLIHFLGNLQLFLPQEQAHLQFNSYSHFLSGNILIKIVSYVLYASIILHALDGLIITLKNKKSGANYQSDQRGRASKWYSRNMGILGTILLIFLVIHFQNFWYVYKFGKPPLDENGNKDLYILVITVFKEWWYVIIYVISMIALCYHLIHGIYSAVRTLGLFHPKFVKWFKTVGIAYSIIISVGFALMPIYIFFTYR; translated from the coding sequence ATGTTGTCAACCTTATCAAGAAAAATGCTGATGTGTCTTACAGGGCTTTTCCTGAGTTTTTTTCTATTGATTCATTTCTTGGGAAATCTTCAATTATTTTTACCACAGGAACAGGCGCACCTTCAATTCAATTCTTACTCGCATTTTCTGTCAGGAAATATTCTCATTAAAATTGTTTCTTATGTGTTATATGCAAGTATTATCCTTCACGCTTTGGATGGATTAATTATTACTTTAAAAAATAAAAAATCCGGAGCGAATTATCAATCCGATCAACGCGGAAGAGCCAGTAAATGGTATTCCCGAAATATGGGAATTCTTGGAACAATATTGTTGATTTTCTTAGTGATTCATTTTCAGAATTTCTGGTATGTCTACAAATTCGGAAAACCGCCTTTGGATGAAAATGGAAATAAAGACCTTTATATTCTTGTGATTACTGTTTTTAAAGAATGGTGGTATGTCATTATTTATGTCATATCAATGATTGCTTTATGTTATCATTTAATACACGGAATTTACAGCGCTGTCAGAACATTAGGATTATTTCATCCGAAGTTTGTCAAATGGTTCAAAACTGTTGGAATCGCTTATTCAATCATCATCAGTGTTGGATTTGCCTTAATGCCGATTTATATATTCTTCACTTACCGTTAA